From Candida dubliniensis CD36 chromosome 7, complete sequence, the proteins below share one genomic window:
- a CDS encoding AAA-family ATPase, peroxisome biogenesis protein, putative (Similar to S. cerevisiae PEX1) yields MDNHKAKVSYKTLKSNLVNLPSNLTNLLFTANIQVQDVIIEIVTTTTTTSNKSLIKRYAGWSGMSSSDISNLEIDPIFAQSLNLIDKTPITVNLKLGNYESTNINLEPLTSSDWELVELHAQSIEDKLLSQTRCVALNQVLVVYPSISTSAKLLVTDLGSTDHTFAKISAYCEIAIAPKVREEKQHKDKTGSSNKSIASSKSTKKTPTSSSEDYSDLPSVLKRGISLPHKLYDGNETVNIAGYFVYVDIKDELPQGFSSEYVAVSVIPGPNDKTSTKTLPITEDDDNDKNKNLKENKRIIAKLVDYKFGPSGNIGLSHNLSIALNIENQIGNIISLKPAIKNLPKRPTTFTIHPYIIHSKKKEITISNNKKENKLAQQLTEIMYPDIASLPITNFMKIPIIANILPYGGLLKFRKNDEYNAWIKPYNLDTKKPIKFEIGDEILRPSSFIQQEQKINNHNNGTEYEYGEKEGKEEEEEEDEELEAIGLDDTVEEIVDSFITSENTGTLIYGNSGSGKTLLLKLVARQLNQQYGYFTKYISCDTIMNENFQNLSKNHFFKWIQVCSWNKPSILILDNIDKLMNIEMENMDNTKSNQLTEFFIANLTKIHHQLNSNLSILLSANSKDNINKLLLGSHLIENFHHLTPPDKSLRFEILEKYLINKLGLIIKVDLMDLVSETDGYLPNDLKILSDRIYHEVLFNSNNTNLQEVTEEHITKALTGYTPSNLRGVKLQKSSINWSDIGGLKEAKNILLETLEWPTKYAPIFANCPLRLRSGILLYGYPGCGKTLLASAIAGQCGLNFISIKGPEILNKYIGASEQSVRELFERAQAAKPCILFFDEFDSIAPKRGHDSTGVTDRVVNQMLTQMDGAEGLDGVYVLAATSRPDLIDSALLRPGRLDKSVICDMPNYEDRLDILKSITLKMDLSEDVNLHEIAEKTIGFSGADMQGLGYNAYLKAVHVTLEELSQREQDEANNDDGNNIEKKENSIEFFQVGNSEKKLNTNEKIQLLHQIQQFMTKKDNSDPKLKTGQDEVINKSKVLITHENFLASLKETKPSISHSEKIKLTKIYKEFVNDRDGNMPNGTPSNEIGGRTTLM; encoded by the coding sequence ATGGATAATCATAAAGCCAAAGTATCCTATAAAACATTGAAATCTAATTTGGTCAATTTACCATCTAATTTaaccaatttattattcacTGCCAACATTCAAGTTCAAGATGTCATAATAGAAATCgtcaccaccaccaccaccacttcAAATAAGAGTCTCATCAAACGTTATGCTGGTTGGTCAGGAATGTCATCATCTGATATTTCTAATTTAGAAATAGATCCTATATTTGCTCAATCATTAAATCTTATTGATAAAACCCCAATCACGGTGAATTTAAAACTTGGGAATTATGAATCAactaatattaatttagaACCATTAACAAGTTCTGATTGGGAATTGGTAGAATTACATGCTCAATCTATTgaagataaattattaagtCAAACCAGATGTGTTGCATTAAATCAAGTTTTAGTGGTATACCCAAGTATTAGTACCAGTGCCAAATTATTAGTGACTGATTTGGGTAGTACGGATCATACGTTTGCGAAAATATCAGCATATTGTGAAATAGCCATTGCTCCCAAAGTGAGAGAAGAAAAGCAACATAAGGATAAAACTGGAAGTTCCAATAAGAGTATTGCTAGTTCTAAAAGTACGAAAAAAACCCCAACTTCATCACTGGAAGATTATTCTGATTTACCCCTGGTTTTAAAAAGAGGAATTTCATTACCACATAAGTTATATGATGGTAATGAGACAGTGAATATTGCAGGTTACTTTGTGTATGTAGATATTAAAGACGAATTACCTCAAGGATTCAGTAGTGAATATGTGGCAGTATCAGTGATTCCTGGTCCAAATGATaaaacatcaacaaaaacattACCAATTACAGAAGATGATGACAAtgacaaaaacaaaaacttgaaagagaataaaagaattattgcCAAATTGGTGGACTATAAATTTGGTCCTTCAGGTAATATTGGATTATCtcataatttatcaatagcattaaatattgaaaatcaaatagGGAACATTATTAGTTTGAAACCAGctattaaaaatttaccTAAACGTCCAACAACTTTTACTATTCATCCTTATATTATAcattcaaagaaaaaagaaatcactATTagtaacaataaaaaagaaaataaattggcACAACAATTGACAGAAATCATGTATCCAGATATTGCATCATTACCAATCACCAATTTTATGAAAATCCCTATTATTGCCAATATTTTACCATATGGAGGGTTATTGAAATTCCggaaaaatgatgaatataATGCTTGGATCAAACCATATAATTTAGATACGAAAAAACCCATAAAATTCGAAATAGGTGATGAAATTTTACGTCCTAGTTCATTTatacaacaagaacaaaagATTAACAATCATAACAATGGTACAGAATATGAATACggagaaaaagaaggaaaagaagaagaagaagaagaagacgaagaaTTGGAAGCAATTGGATTAGATGATActgttgaagaaattgttgattcatttattaCATCAGAAAATACTGGGACTTTAATATATGGGAATTCTGGTAGTGGgaaaacattattattaaaattagtGGCACGacaattaaatcaacaatatgGATATTTTACTAAATATATATCTTGTGATACCATTATGAATgaaaatttccaaaatttatcgaaaaatcattttttcaaatggATTCAAGTTTGTTCATGGAATAAACCATcgattttaattttagataatattgataaattaatgaatataGAAATGGAAAATATGGATAATACTAAATCTAATCAATTGACAGAATTTTTCATTGCTAATTTAACcaaaattcatcatcaattaaattctaatttatcaattttattatcagCTAATTCTAaagataatattaataaattattattaggatctcatttaattgaaaatttccATCATTTAACCCCACCAGATAAATCATTacgatttgaaattttagaaaaatatttaattaataaattaggATTAATCATTAAAGTTGATTTAATGGATTTAGTTAGTGAAACTGACGGTTATTTACctaatgatttaaaaattttaagTGATAGAATTTATCATGAAGTGTTATTTAACAGTAATAATACTAACTTGCAAGAAGTTACTGAGGAACATATTACCAAAGCTTTAACTGGTTATACACCATCTAATTTACGAGGAGttaaattacaaaaatcaTCGATTAATTGGTCAGATATTGGAGGATTAAAAGAAGCgaaaaatatattattagaaaCTTTAGAATGGCCCACTAAATATGCACCGATTTTTGCTAATTGTCCATTAAGATTAAGATCAGGGATTTTACTTTATGGATATCCTGGATGTGGTAAAACATTATTGGCTAGTGCTATAGCAGGTCAATGTGGATTAAATTTTATTTCTATTAAAGGACCagaaattttaaataaatatattggTGCTTCAGAACAAAGTGTTCGAGAACTTTTTGAAAGAGCTCAAGCAGCTAAACCatgtattttatttttcgatgaatttgattcaattgcTCCTAAAAGAGGTCATGATTCTACTGGAGTAACTGATCGTGTTGTTAATCAAATGTTGACACAAATGGATGGAGCTGAAGGATTAGATGGAGTTTATGTATTAGCAGCAACTTCTCGACcagatttaattgattcagCATTATTAAGACCAGGTCGATTAGATAAAAGTGTTATATGTGATATGCCCAATTATGAAGATCGATtagatattttaaaaagtATTACTTTAAAAATGGATTTGAGTGAAGATGTGAATTTACATGAAATTGCTGAGAAAACTATTGGATTTAGTGGAGCTGATATGCAAGGATTAGGATATAATGCTTATTTAAAAGCTGTTCATGTTACATTAGAAGAATTATCTCAAAGGGAACAAGATGAAGCCAATAATGACGatggtaataatattgaaaaaaaagaaaattccattgaatttttccaaGTTGGAAATtcagaaaagaaattaaatactaatgaaaaaatccaattattacatcaaattcaacaatttatgACTAAGAAAGATAATTCAGATCCTAAATTGAAGACAGGACAAGATGAAgttataaataaatcaaaagttttaattactcatgaaaattttttggcATCATTAAAAGAAACTAAACCATCAATATCCCATTcagaaaaaatcaaattaacaaaaatttataaagaATTTGTTAATGATCGAGATGGTAATATGCCTAATGGTACTCCAAGTAACGAAATTGGAGGTAGAACTACATTAATGTAA
- a CDS encoding diacylglycerol pyrophosphate (DGPP) phosphatase, putative (Similar to S. cerevisiae DPP1): MAFYDIINYFYDSNSKFNRITLGFKSPTFIKWRITDFILIIVLIILFFVTSQAEPFHRQFYLNDITIQHPFAEHERVNNVQLFLYSTVIPLGIIIIIGLITTFPVKYKLYNTWVSIIGLLLSVLITSFVTNIVKNWFGRLRPDFLDRCQPANDTPKDKLVSIEVCTTKDLNRLADGYRTTPSGHSSISFAGLFYLSLFLLGQLQANNYKTSSWRTMISFIPWLMACLIALSRTQDYRHHFIDVFVGSCLGLIIAIWQYFRLFPWFGFGGNNGGGGDDSFNNRIMIEEIKKNQELKQDENNYRRISDVSNNV; the protein is encoded by the coding sequence ATGGCATTTTAtgatattataaattatttttatgattctaattcaaaatttaataGAATAACTTTAGGATTCAAATCACCaacatttattaaatggAGAATTACTGATTtcattttaataattgttttaattatattattttttgttactTCACAAGCAGAACCTTTCCATAgacaattttatttaaatgatattaCTATTCAACATCCATTTGCTGAACATGAACGAGTTAATAATgttcaattatttctttataGTACAGTGATCCCTTTAggaataattataattattggaTTAATTACTACTTTTCCtgttaaatataaattatataatacttgggtttcaattattggattattattaagtGTATTAATTACATCATTTGTTACAAATATTgtgaaaaattggtttgGTCGATTACGTCCAGATTTTTTGGATCGTTGTCAACCAGCAAATGATACCCCAAAGGATAAATTAGtatcaattgaagtttGTACTACTAAGGATTTAAATCGTTTAGCTGATGGTTATAGAACTACTCCTTCGGGTCATTCATCAATTAGTTTTGCTggattattttatttatcattatttttattgggTCAATTACAAgctaataattataaaactAGTAGTTGGAGAACTATGATTAGTTTTATTCCTTGGTTAATGGCTTGTTTAATTGCTCTTAGTAGAACTCAAGATTATCGACATCATTTCATTGATGTTTTCGTCGGAAGTTGTTTAGGTTTAATCATTGCCATTTGGCAATATTTCCGATTATTCCCTTGGTTTGGGTTTGGTGGAAACAATGGTGGTGGCGGTGAtgattcatttaataatcGAATTAtgattgaagaaattaaaaagaatcaaGAGTTGAAACaagatgaaaataattataGAAGAATATCTGATGTTTCAAATAATGTATAA
- a CDS encoding U6 snRNA-associated Sm-like protein, putative (Similar to S. cerevisiae LSM4;~spliced gene) encodes MLPLYLLTAAKNKPILIELKSGQIYNGYLTNCDSWMNLTLHNVIQIDSLNGTKEGEGEGEGERDNKEKENVFLKLSEIYIRGIHIKYLRIPDDIMKYAKEQNMINMENRNRYQKRRGVGGGVGAGGINDSRRFNNNRQQGHGHNYGRR; translated from the exons atg ctcccattatatttattaactgcagcaaaaaataaaccaatattaattgaattaaaatcaGGACAAATTTATAATGGATATTTAACTAATTGTGATTCATGGATGAATTTAACATTACATAATGTTAtacaaattgattcattaaatgGAACAAAAGAAGGAGAAGGAGAAGGAGAAGGAGAAAGAgacaataaagaaaaagaaaatgtttttttgaaattactggaaatatatattagaGGAATTcatattaaatatttaagAATTCCTGATGATATTATGAAATATGCTAAAGAACAAAATATGATAAATATGGAAAATAGAAATCgataccaaaaaagaagaggTGTAGGAGGAGGAGTAGGAGCAGGAGGGATAAATGATTCAAGaagatttaataataataggCAACAAGGGCATGGACATAATTATGGACGTAGATGa
- a CDS encoding FK506-binding protein 1, putative (Similar to S. cerevisiae FPR1): MSQELPQIEIVQEGDNTTFAKPGDTVTIHYDGKLTNGKEFDSSRKRGKPFTCTVGVGQVIKGWDISLTNNYGKGDNDLPKISKGTKAILTIPPNLAYGPRGVPPIIGPNETLVFEVELLGVNGK, from the coding sequence ATGTCTCAAGAACTTccacaaattgaaattgttcaagAAGGTGATAATACTACATTTGCTAAACCAGGTGATACAGTAACTATTCATTATGATGGGAAATTAACTAATggtaaagaatttgattcatcaaGGAAAAGAGGTAAACCATTTACTTGTACTGTTGGAGTTGGTCAAGTTATTAAAGGTTGGGATATTTCATTAACTAATAATTATGGTAAAggtgataatgatttaccAAAAATTTCTAAAGGAACTAAAGCAATTTTAACTATTCCACCAAATTTAGCTTATGGACCAAGAGGGGTCCCACCAATTATTGGTCCTAATGAAACTCTTGTTTTTGAAGTTGAATTACTTGGTGTTAATGgtaaataa